From Mycobacterium colombiense CECT 3035:
CACCTCGGCGTTGCTCGAGGCCGAGATCGACGGCGACCGGCTCACCGACGACGAGGTGCTCGGCTTCATGTTCCTGATGGTGATCGCCGGCAACGAGACCACCACCAAACTGCTTGCCAACGCCGCATTTTGGGGACACAAGAACCCCGATCAACTGACGCCGGTCTACGAGGACCTGGCGCGGGTGCCGCTCTGGGTCGAGGAGACGCTGCGCTACGACACCTCCAGCCAGATCCTGGCTCGCACGGTGTCCGGTGAGCTCACGCTCTACGACACCACCATTCCCGAGGGCGATGTCCTGTTGCTGTTGCCCGGGTCCGGGCATCGCGACGAGCGGGTCTTCGAACACCCCGACGACTACCTGATCGGGCGCGAAATCGGGCCCAAACTATTGAGTTTCGGTAGCGGCGCACACTTCTGCCTCGGCGCGCATCTGGCGCGGATGGAGGCCCGGGTCGCGCTCACCGAGTTGTTCAAGCGAATCCGCGGCTACGAGGTCGACGAGGCCAACGCCGTCCGCGTCCACTCGAGCAATGTCCGCGGATTCGCTCACCTACCCATGAGCGTGGAGGTCCGCTGAATGCCCCGGTTTGAACCCCTGCCCGAACGCCGGCCCGCGATCGTCGCCGGTGCATCCTCCGGCATCGGCGAGGCCACCGCCATCGAGCTCGCGGCGCATGGTTTCCCGGTCGCGCTGGGTGCCCGCCGCGTCGAGAAGCTCGACGACATCGTCGGCAAGATCAACGCCAACGGCGGCGAGGCGGTCGGATTCCACCTTGACGTCACGGATCCGAACTCGGTGAAATCCTTTGTCGCACAGTCGACCGAGGCGCTCGGCGACATCGAGGTGCTGGTGGCCGGCGCCGGCGACACCTACTTCGGCAAGCTCGCCGAGATCACCACCGATGAGTTCGAGTCGCAGCTGCAGATCCATCTGGTCGGCGCAAACCGGCTGGCCGCCGCGGTGCTGCCCGGCATGCTGGAGCGGCAACGCGGCGACCTGATCTTCGTAGGTTCCGATGTGGCCCTGCGGCAGCGCCCGCACATGGGTGCCTACGGCGCGGCCAAGGCCGCACTCGTCGCGATGGTCACCAACTTCCAGATGGAACTCGAGGGCACCGGCGTGCGCGCCTCGATCGTGCATCCCGGCCCGACGAAGACGTCGATGGGCTGGAGCCTGCCGGCCGAGAAGATCGGCCCCGCATTGGAAGACTGGGCCAAGTGGGGCCAGGCCCGCCACGACTACTTCCTGCGCGCTGCGGATTTGGCGCGCGCCATCACGTTCGTCGCCGAGACACCGCGTGGCGGCTTCATCGCGAACATGGAGCTTCAGCCCGAAGCCCCGTTGGCCGACAAAAAGGACCGCCAGAAACTCGCACTCGGCGAAGAGGGGATGCCAGGACAATGACGACCAGCACTGTGGTGCCCCGGGTTTCCGGCGGCGAAGAAGAGCACGGACACCTCGAGGAATTCCGCACCGACCCAATCGGTTTGATGAAGCGCGTCCGCGACGAGTGCGGCGACGTCGGCTGGTTCCAGCTGGTCGACAAGCACGTCATCCTGCTGTCCGGCGCGAACGCCAACGAGTTCTTCTTCCGGTCCGCCGACGAAGACCTGGACCAGGCCGCGGCGTACCCGTTCATGGCGCCGATCTTCGGCAAGGGCGTGGTGTTCGACGCCAGCCCGGAGCGGCGCAAGGAGATGCTGCACAACTCGGCGCTGCGCGGCGAGCAGATGAAGGGCCACGCCGCCACCATCGAGGCTCAGGTGCAGGGGATGATAGCCGACTGGGGCGACGAGGGCGAGATCGAGCTGCTCGACTTCTTCTCCGAGTT
This genomic window contains:
- a CDS encoding SDR family oxidoreductase translates to MPRFEPLPERRPAIVAGASSGIGEATAIELAAHGFPVALGARRVEKLDDIVGKINANGGEAVGFHLDVTDPNSVKSFVAQSTEALGDIEVLVAGAGDTYFGKLAEITTDEFESQLQIHLVGANRLAAAVLPGMLERQRGDLIFVGSDVALRQRPHMGAYGAAKAALVAMVTNFQMELEGTGVRASIVHPGPTKTSMGWSLPAEKIGPALEDWAKWGQARHDYFLRAADLARAITFVAETPRGGFIANMELQPEAPLADKKDRQKLALGEEGMPGQ